One genomic segment of Mesoterricola silvestris includes these proteins:
- a CDS encoding ABC transporter ATP-binding protein, with amino-acid sequence MSEPILQVEDLTRRFGEFTAVDGVSFEIRRGEIFGFLGPNGAGKSTTIRMLCGVLAPTSGRARALGRDLFTEGQRVRARMGYMSQKSSLLTDLTVGENLAFFGSLYGLSGDRLRAETAHRLKEMQVWSLRDHLVSGLSTGERQRVSLAAATLHEPEVLFLDEPTSGVDPLRRRLFWEAMADLIADGMTILVTTHNLGEADQCDRLAFILGGRLVASGSPAYLKASLGRRVMALRTPEYRRLQEAARSIPGVLSAVLQGRSVRLTYAEGGDPAALLQAVASLGLPFAPAEPELPSLEDFFVDLVDQGRGNA; translated from the coding sequence ATGAGTGAGCCCATCCTGCAGGTGGAGGACCTCACCCGGCGCTTCGGGGAGTTCACGGCGGTGGACGGGGTCTCCTTCGAGATCCGCCGGGGGGAGATCTTCGGGTTCCTGGGCCCCAACGGCGCCGGGAAGAGCACCACCATCCGCATGCTCTGCGGGGTCCTGGCGCCCACCTCGGGACGCGCCCGCGCCCTGGGGCGGGACCTGTTCACCGAGGGCCAGCGGGTGCGGGCCCGCATGGGCTACATGAGCCAGAAGTCCAGCCTCCTCACCGACCTCACCGTGGGCGAGAACCTGGCCTTCTTCGGGAGCCTCTACGGGCTTTCCGGGGACCGGCTGAGGGCCGAGACCGCCCACCGGCTGAAGGAGATGCAGGTGTGGTCCCTGCGGGACCACCTGGTCTCGGGCCTTTCCACCGGCGAGCGCCAGCGGGTTTCCCTGGCCGCGGCCACCCTGCACGAGCCGGAGGTGCTCTTCCTGGACGAGCCCACCTCCGGGGTGGATCCCCTGCGCCGGCGCCTCTTCTGGGAGGCCATGGCCGACCTCATCGCCGACGGCATGACCATCCTCGTCACCACCCACAACCTGGGCGAGGCCGACCAGTGCGACCGCCTGGCCTTCATCCTGGGGGGCAGGCTCGTGGCCAGCGGCAGCCCCGCCTACCTCAAGGCCAGCCTGGGCCGGCGGGTGATGGCCCTGCGCACACCCGAATACCGCCGCCTGCAGGAGGCGGCCCGGTCCATCCCGGGGGTGCTCTCCGCGGTGCTGCAGGGCCGCTCCGTGCGCCTGACCTATGCCGAAGGCGGGGACCCCGCCGCGCTCCTCCAGGCCGTGGCTTCCCTCGGCCTGCCCTTCGCGCCCGCGGAGCCCGAGCTCCCCTCCCTGGAAGACTTCTTCGTGGACCTGGTGGACCAGGGCCGCGGCAACGCCTGA
- a CDS encoding DNA-directed RNA polymerase subunit omega yields MSVQRTVVHIPEEIANKYRFVVVTGKRCEQLQRGAYPKVEVTVPMNKLGQPQEAPRLASFWAQVAIKEVEEGRIAFEEPEVITLDYTTEIPISVE; encoded by the coding sequence ATGAGCGTTCAGCGCACCGTAGTCCATATTCCGGAAGAGATCGCCAACAAGTACCGGTTCGTCGTGGTCACGGGCAAACGTTGCGAACAGCTCCAGCGCGGCGCCTACCCCAAGGTCGAGGTGACCGTCCCCATGAACAAGCTGGGCCAGCCCCAGGAAGCTCCCCGCCTCGCCTCCTTCTGGGCCCAGGTGGCCATCAAGGAAGTGGAGGAGGGCCGCATCGCCTTCGAGGAGCCCGAAGTGATCACCCTGGACTACACCACCGAGATCCCCATCTCCGTGGAGTAG
- the mqnE gene encoding aminofutalosine synthase MqnE: MHSLSLGLKSYLTDPRLLPIAEKVERGERLTFDDGLLLYESPDLTGIGAMAHFVRLKLHGRNTYYVVSRRLSYTNICVTHCQFCAFQARPGDPRAYVLSADEIIREMEKPENLGVRELHMVAGHYPKLKIEYFEDLFRRLKARFPDLHLKVFTMVEMDYYARASGIPIEEFISRCMAAGLESCPGGGAEIFDEGIREKICIGKKDAGTWLRVAELSHRMGLPTNCTMLYGHIEEARHRVDHLLRLRELQDRTGGFLAYIPLAYQIEDNELGRAYEIHETTGHQDLREVAVARLMLDNVPHIKAYWVMITEGLAQVGLTYGADDLDGTIIEESIAHLAGAKTPQALTKAELERLITEAGFQPMERDNLYKVYA; the protein is encoded by the coding sequence ATGCACAGCCTCAGCCTCGGATTGAAAAGCTACCTCACCGATCCCCGACTCCTCCCCATCGCGGAGAAGGTGGAACGGGGCGAACGGCTCACCTTCGACGACGGCCTCCTGCTCTACGAAAGCCCGGATCTCACGGGCATCGGCGCCATGGCCCACTTCGTGCGGCTCAAGCTCCACGGGAGGAACACCTACTATGTGGTGAGCCGGCGCCTCTCCTACACGAACATCTGCGTGACCCACTGCCAGTTCTGCGCGTTCCAGGCCCGGCCGGGGGATCCGCGGGCCTACGTCCTCTCGGCCGACGAGATCATCCGGGAGATGGAGAAGCCGGAGAACCTGGGGGTGCGGGAGCTGCACATGGTGGCCGGGCACTACCCCAAGCTCAAGATCGAGTACTTCGAGGACCTCTTCCGGCGCCTCAAGGCGCGGTTCCCGGACCTGCACCTGAAGGTCTTCACCATGGTGGAGATGGACTACTACGCCCGGGCCTCGGGGATCCCCATCGAGGAATTCATCTCCCGGTGCATGGCCGCGGGCCTGGAGAGCTGCCCGGGCGGGGGCGCGGAGATCTTCGACGAGGGGATCCGCGAGAAGATCTGCATCGGGAAGAAGGACGCCGGAACCTGGCTGCGGGTGGCCGAACTCAGCCACCGCATGGGTCTGCCCACCAACTGCACCATGCTCTACGGGCACATCGAGGAGGCCCGCCACCGGGTGGACCACCTCCTGCGCCTGCGGGAGCTCCAGGACCGCACCGGCGGCTTCCTGGCCTATATCCCGCTGGCCTACCAGATCGAGGACAACGAGCTGGGGCGGGCCTACGAGATCCACGAGACCACCGGCCACCAGGACCTGCGGGAGGTCGCCGTGGCCCGGCTGATGCTGGACAACGTGCCGCACATCAAGGCCTACTGGGTCATGATCACCGAAGGGCTGGCCCAGGTGGGGCTCACGTACGGCGCCGACGACCTGGACGGCACCATCATCGAGGAGTCCATCGCCCACCTCGCCGGCGCCAAGACGCCCCAGGCCCTCACCAAGGCCGAGCTGGAGCGTCTGATCACCGAGGCCGGCTTCCAGCCCATGGAACGCGACAATCTGTACAAGGTCTATGCCTGA
- a CDS encoding YhbY family RNA-binding protein: MLTPRQRQHLKAKAHPLKANVHIGKAGLTDALAQELDVMLESLELMKLRLNQNTPEDEASAVEALTAKVPGLEVVRVLGHTVLVFRASRNKPTAYPLP, translated from the coding sequence ATGCTCACCCCCCGACAACGCCAGCACCTCAAGGCCAAGGCCCACCCCCTCAAGGCCAATGTCCACATCGGCAAGGCCGGGCTCACCGACGCGCTGGCCCAGGAACTCGACGTCATGCTCGAAAGCCTGGAACTCATGAAGCTCCGCCTCAACCAGAACACCCCCGAGGACGAAGCCAGCGCGGTGGAGGCGCTCACGGCCAAGGTCCCGGGCCTGGAGGTGGTCCGGGTCCTGGGCCACACGGTCCTGGTGTTCCGGGCCAGCCGCAACAAGCCCACCGCCTATCCCCTGCCCTGA
- a CDS encoding TetR/AcrR family transcriptional regulator — MDPRTLLDAALKVFGREGLEGASLRAIAREAGCDPSLIYYHFENKEAMFTALLEERIPPLVRDLRRLANPGDPRSTAEKLWTALRSFHHHLHDSAGFRAMVRGQIVRGAETLPDQLAVRMRPAQLAVLTILRRGQRRGELRPDLNPFLMGLFLIRMEAEILDLVPVFSERLAGIPAPEAIAWAERTWFDVFWRGVAVHPLEPLPFLENL, encoded by the coding sequence ATGGATCCCCGAACCCTTCTGGACGCCGCCCTGAAGGTCTTCGGGCGGGAGGGGCTGGAGGGGGCCAGTTTGCGGGCCATCGCCCGGGAGGCGGGGTGCGATCCCTCGCTGATCTACTATCACTTCGAGAACAAGGAGGCCATGTTCACGGCCCTCCTGGAGGAGCGCATTCCGCCACTGGTACGGGATCTGCGCCGGCTGGCCAATCCGGGGGATCCCCGGAGCACGGCGGAAAAGCTGTGGACGGCCCTGCGGAGCTTCCACCACCATCTGCACGACAGCGCGGGGTTCCGGGCCATGGTGCGGGGGCAGATCGTCCGGGGGGCCGAGACCCTGCCGGATCAGCTGGCGGTGCGCATGCGGCCGGCGCAGCTGGCGGTGCTGACGATCCTGCGCCGGGGCCAGCGGCGCGGGGAGCTGAGGCCGGACCTCAATCCCTTCCTGATGGGCCTTTTCCTCATCCGCATGGAGGCCGAGATCCTGGATCTGGTGCCCGTCTTCTCGGAGCGTCTGGCGGGGATCCCGGCCCCAGAGGCCATCGCCTGGGCCGAGCGCACCTGGTTCGACGTGTTCTGGCGCGGCGTCGCCGTCCATCCCCTGGAGCCCCTGCCCTTCCTGGAGAACCTATGA
- the coaBC gene encoding bifunctional phosphopantothenoylcysteine decarboxylase/phosphopantothenate--cysteine ligase CoaBC → MNILLGITGGIAAYRAAELARTLTKRGHVVRCCLTDAGSRFITPLTLASLTGQPCFGANPDYHEWRPNPVIEHIDLARWADVAAVVPATADIIGKTANGLAPDLLSTLLLATTAKVLWAPAMNTAMWAHPAVRANVATLKGFGHTIVEPVEGLLACGEEGAGKLADILDIADAVEALAGPAHPSLQGRRILVTAGPTREDLDPVRTLTNRSSGEMGVELARAFRNLGARVDLVLGGELPAPWGVATRRVRSADQMLAACRELWPEMDGLVAAAAVADQRPETFSPEKVKKAEGPETLTLVRTPDVLATLAAEKRPGQWLLGFAAESEAHVPNATAKLRKKGLDAILVNDIGGGRAFGHQANTLLPVTAAGPGEPLGPLPKDALAQAVANWWGDRLG, encoded by the coding sequence ATGAACATCCTGCTGGGCATCACGGGGGGGATCGCGGCGTACCGGGCCGCGGAACTGGCCCGCACCCTCACCAAGCGCGGCCACGTGGTCCGCTGCTGCCTGACCGACGCGGGATCCCGGTTCATCACGCCCCTCACCCTGGCCTCGCTCACGGGCCAGCCCTGTTTCGGGGCCAACCCGGACTACCACGAGTGGCGCCCCAATCCGGTCATCGAGCACATCGACCTGGCCCGCTGGGCGGACGTGGCCGCGGTGGTGCCCGCCACGGCCGACATCATCGGCAAGACCGCCAACGGCCTGGCCCCGGACCTGCTGTCCACCCTCCTCCTGGCCACCACGGCCAAGGTGCTCTGGGCCCCCGCCATGAACACGGCCATGTGGGCCCACCCGGCGGTGCGGGCCAACGTGGCCACCCTCAAGGGCTTCGGCCACACCATCGTGGAACCGGTGGAGGGGCTCCTGGCCTGCGGGGAGGAGGGCGCGGGCAAGCTCGCCGATATCCTGGACATCGCCGACGCCGTGGAGGCCCTGGCCGGGCCCGCCCACCCCAGCCTCCAGGGCAGGCGGATCCTCGTCACCGCCGGTCCCACCCGGGAGGACCTGGACCCGGTGCGCACCCTCACCAACCGCTCCTCGGGGGAGATGGGCGTGGAACTGGCCCGGGCCTTCCGGAATCTCGGCGCCCGGGTGGACCTGGTGCTGGGCGGCGAGCTCCCCGCCCCCTGGGGCGTGGCCACCCGCCGGGTGCGCAGCGCCGACCAGATGCTCGCGGCCTGCCGGGAGCTGTGGCCGGAGATGGACGGCCTCGTGGCCGCCGCCGCCGTGGCCGACCAGCGCCCCGAGACCTTCTCCCCCGAAAAGGTGAAAAAGGCCGAAGGCCCCGAGACCCTCACCCTGGTGCGCACCCCGGACGTCCTGGCCACCCTGGCCGCGGAGAAGCGCCCCGGGCAGTGGCTCCTGGGCTTCGCCGCCGAAAGCGAGGCGCATGTCCCCAACGCCACCGCCAAGCTCCGGAAGAAGGGCCTGGACGCCATCCTCGTGAACGACATCGGCGGCGGCAGGGCCTTCGGCCACCAGGCCAACACCCTCCTCCCCGTCACCGCCGCCGGCCCCGGGGAGCCCCTCGGACCCCTGCCCAAGGACGCCCTGGCCCAGGCCGTGGCGAATTGGTGGGGGGATAGATTGGGATAA
- a CDS encoding HlyD family secretion protein, with product MKMTALALLALLALGCHRDAAVTLNGRVEAYLSDLGPRVPGTVVSIEVKEGQRVKAGDLLVRLSAAELGPAVDRDAAGLASAEARHRMYVAGNRPEDIAQGEARVRDAQAALALAADTLKRVSSLHKDAIASRADLDKAVADRDRAEAALHLQKKALEELRAGFRREDRAAAEADARKARAVLDQSRVQEGFLEIRAPFDAVVIHRLREVGSVVGASQAVLTIARLDQLWVRLYIPQPLQPRVAQGMPLQVATLDGRTFEAALDEVNSVPEYTPKMVETAEERINLVYPAQVHLARGWDQGLIPGVAVDVKLRPRGR from the coding sequence ATGAAGATGACCGCCCTGGCCTTGCTGGCCCTGTTGGCCCTCGGCTGCCACCGCGACGCCGCCGTCACCCTGAACGGCCGGGTCGAGGCCTACCTTTCGGATCTGGGGCCCCGGGTGCCGGGCACCGTCGTCTCCATCGAGGTGAAGGAGGGCCAGCGGGTGAAGGCCGGGGATCTCCTGGTGCGCCTTTCCGCGGCCGAACTGGGCCCGGCGGTGGACCGGGACGCGGCGGGCCTGGCTTCGGCCGAGGCGCGCCACCGCATGTACGTGGCCGGGAACCGCCCCGAGGACATCGCCCAGGGCGAGGCCCGGGTGAGGGACGCCCAGGCCGCCCTGGCGCTGGCCGCCGATACGCTCAAGCGCGTCTCCAGCCTGCACAAGGACGCCATCGCCTCCCGGGCCGACCTGGACAAGGCCGTGGCGGACCGGGACCGGGCCGAGGCGGCCCTGCACCTGCAGAAGAAGGCCCTGGAGGAGCTCCGCGCGGGTTTCCGCCGGGAGGACCGCGCCGCGGCGGAGGCCGACGCGCGCAAGGCCCGGGCCGTCCTGGACCAGAGCCGGGTCCAGGAGGGTTTCCTGGAGATCCGCGCGCCCTTCGACGCCGTGGTGATCCACCGCCTGCGGGAGGTGGGCAGCGTCGTGGGCGCCTCCCAGGCCGTGCTCACCATCGCGCGCCTGGACCAACTGTGGGTGCGCCTCTACATCCCCCAGCCCCTGCAGCCCCGGGTGGCCCAGGGCATGCCCCTGCAGGTGGCCACCCTCGACGGCCGCACCTTCGAGGCGGCCCTGGACGAGGTGAACAGCGTGCCCGAGTACACGCCCAAGATGGTGGAGACCGCCGAGGAGCGCATCAACCTCGTCTACCCCGCCCAGGTGCACCTGGCCCGGGGCTGGGACCAGGGCCTCATCCCCGGCGTGGCCGTGGACGTCAAGCTCAGGCCCCGGGGCAGGTGA
- a CDS encoding GAF domain-containing protein: MPYLSWTEGGVVRRHEVADPVQLGRDPVLCPVALPADVSVSRTHALVAKVGGKWWIRDLESRNGTLLNGLSVSTPIGSALEDGDEIGLGDWCLKFTEGFPGLDGVNFIEGVGDLFTEIKPEPGQAMVLLRALELLHRSSESLLGEGSSYIMFRSILAEALKLMGAERGFVVMVNPDGTWQNLHRVGDVEDRLGLSHSVVAYVLSHRTGVLSNSPMIDPRFGGASLLELTVGAVMCAPLEVGGEIQGVLYLDRAQQGRPFSRFDLALLQAFVRQGAVALRHTELVQRAMRQAEIQGEYLRLKTLHERIVKRMGELLGAMGSSLRWIQSYAESGYGDLAAVLRHQTGRIQHLVESGLQETLLEVPRETPVSTSLQALQEVLEPVWRDLLTIRNIPLTLEAVPPGTIWVAGDLATQALMGLVEPLLMRAPEGTTVQGRWLDQTSDWTLRLAFSAGMAIPTPDPWTLRTLQESGIRWHWNDQALSLEFPKDVHHTLDSRAMPVLGLVTEEMELVGLFESVAQAEELSLHLLEAEPPRAPTEPFKYLVIDAKGTGDPVGTVEAYRRNASFTTVPILVVRARDDQFPRFLAVGTTDCLPEGFRWETLHHRLQVLRGHDELQRKARAAERLDSLRQMAGTLKHEINNPLAVISMQIELLARKYPDEPKLQKVMEMVERIRVLVQVLQKMREASSEDYPGGESIFKLG, encoded by the coding sequence GTGCCGTACCTGTCCTGGACCGAAGGGGGCGTCGTCAGGCGCCATGAAGTCGCCGACCCGGTGCAGCTGGGCCGGGATCCCGTGCTGTGCCCCGTGGCCCTGCCCGCCGACGTCAGCGTCTCCAGGACCCATGCCCTGGTGGCCAAGGTGGGCGGGAAATGGTGGATCCGCGACCTGGAGTCCCGCAACGGCACCCTGCTCAACGGCCTTTCGGTCTCCACGCCCATCGGGAGCGCCCTGGAGGACGGGGACGAGATCGGGCTCGGGGACTGGTGCCTGAAATTCACGGAAGGGTTCCCCGGCCTGGACGGCGTCAACTTCATCGAGGGCGTGGGCGACCTCTTCACCGAGATCAAGCCCGAGCCCGGCCAGGCCATGGTCCTCCTGCGGGCCCTGGAACTGCTGCACCGGTCCTCGGAGAGCCTCCTGGGGGAGGGCAGCTCGTACATCATGTTCCGCAGCATCCTCGCCGAGGCCCTGAAGCTCATGGGCGCCGAGCGGGGCTTCGTGGTGATGGTGAACCCGGACGGCACCTGGCAGAACCTGCACCGCGTGGGCGACGTGGAGGACCGGCTCGGCCTGTCCCACTCCGTGGTGGCCTACGTCCTCTCCCACCGCACGGGCGTGCTGAGCAATTCGCCCATGATCGACCCCCGCTTCGGGGGCGCGAGCCTGCTGGAACTCACCGTGGGGGCCGTGATGTGCGCCCCCCTGGAGGTGGGCGGCGAGATCCAGGGCGTGCTGTACCTGGACCGCGCCCAGCAGGGGAGGCCCTTCTCCCGGTTCGACCTGGCGCTGCTGCAGGCCTTCGTGCGCCAGGGCGCCGTGGCCCTTCGCCACACGGAACTGGTGCAGCGGGCCATGCGCCAGGCGGAGATCCAGGGCGAGTACCTGCGGCTGAAGACCCTGCACGAGCGCATCGTCAAGCGCATGGGCGAACTCCTGGGGGCCATGGGGTCCAGCCTCCGGTGGATCCAGAGCTACGCCGAGAGCGGCTACGGCGATCTGGCCGCGGTGCTCCGGCACCAGACCGGGCGCATCCAGCACCTGGTGGAATCGGGCCTGCAGGAAACCCTCCTGGAGGTGCCCCGGGAGACCCCCGTCTCCACCAGCCTCCAGGCCCTCCAGGAGGTGCTGGAGCCCGTGTGGCGGGACCTGCTCACCATCCGGAACATCCCCCTGACGCTGGAGGCGGTGCCCCCCGGCACCATCTGGGTGGCCGGGGACCTGGCCACCCAGGCCCTCATGGGCCTGGTGGAGCCCCTGCTCATGCGGGCCCCGGAAGGCACCACGGTGCAGGGCCGGTGGCTGGACCAGACCTCGGACTGGACCCTGCGCCTGGCCTTCTCCGCGGGCATGGCCATTCCCACCCCGGACCCCTGGACCCTCCGGACCCTGCAGGAATCGGGGATCCGCTGGCACTGGAACGACCAGGCCCTGTCCCTGGAATTCCCCAAGGACGTGCACCACACCCTGGACAGCCGGGCCATGCCCGTCCTCGGCCTGGTCACGGAGGAGATGGAGCTGGTGGGCCTCTTCGAAAGCGTGGCCCAGGCCGAGGAGCTCTCCCTCCACCTCCTGGAGGCCGAGCCGCCCCGGGCCCCCACCGAGCCCTTCAAGTACCTCGTCATCGACGCCAAGGGCACCGGGGACCCCGTGGGCACCGTGGAGGCCTACCGCCGCAACGCCAGCTTCACCACGGTGCCCATCCTGGTGGTGCGGGCCCGGGACGACCAGTTCCCCCGGTTCCTGGCCGTGGGCACCACGGATTGCCTGCCGGAGGGCTTCCGGTGGGAGACCCTCCACCACCGCCTGCAGGTGCTCCGGGGCCACGACGAGCTCCAGCGCAAGGCCCGGGCCGCGGAGAGGCTGGATTCCCTGCGCCAGATGGCCGGAACCCTCAAGCACGAGATCAACAACCCGCTGGCCGTGATCTCCATGCAGATCGAGCTGCTCGCCCGCAAATACCCCGACGAGCCCAAGCTCCAGAAGGTGATGGAGATGGTGGAGCGCATCCGGGTGCTGGTGCAGGTGCTGCAGAAGATGCGGGAGGCCTCCAGCGAGGACTACCCGGGCGGGGAGAGCATCTTCAAGCTAGGGTAG
- a CDS encoding ABC transporter ATP-binding protein has translation MARLLETTGLACRYPDGTRAVEGLDLALEEGDLVGLIGPDGAGKTTTFRMLMGLQRPTGGRIRLAADRHALSYVPQVFSLSPDLTVEENLQLQARLYDLKDPAPRIASLLASVDLDRFRDRMSGALSGGMKQKLSLCSALLPAPRLLLLDEPTTGVDPVSRREFWTMLHAIHDEGVAILFSTPYMDEAEYALRLLLMDGGRILAEGTLDGFREEMGGVVAALTMADRKLARSQVAALSPLDLFAEGEVLRARFPDQPMEPLLARLRALPGVAAARESESTLEDYFLHVLSAQEGALHE, from the coding sequence ATGGCCCGCCTCCTGGAGACGACGGGACTCGCCTGCCGCTACCCCGACGGCACCCGGGCCGTGGAGGGCCTGGACCTGGCCCTGGAGGAGGGCGACCTGGTGGGCCTCATCGGCCCCGACGGCGCCGGGAAGACCACCACCTTCCGCATGCTCATGGGCCTCCAGCGCCCCACCGGCGGCCGGATCCGCCTGGCCGCGGACCGCCATGCCCTGAGCTACGTGCCCCAGGTGTTCAGCCTCTCCCCGGACCTCACGGTGGAGGAGAACCTCCAGCTCCAGGCCCGGCTCTACGACCTGAAGGACCCCGCCCCCCGCATCGCGTCCCTCCTGGCGTCCGTGGACCTGGACCGCTTCCGGGACCGCATGTCCGGGGCCCTCTCCGGCGGCATGAAGCAGAAGCTCTCGCTGTGCTCGGCCCTGCTGCCCGCGCCGCGCCTCCTGCTCCTGGACGAGCCCACCACGGGCGTGGACCCGGTGAGCCGGCGGGAATTCTGGACCATGCTCCACGCCATCCACGACGAGGGCGTGGCCATCCTCTTCTCCACCCCCTACATGGACGAGGCGGAATACGCCCTGCGCCTGCTGCTCATGGACGGCGGGCGCATCCTGGCCGAAGGCACCCTGGACGGGTTCCGGGAGGAGATGGGGGGCGTGGTGGCGGCCCTCACCATGGCGGACCGCAAGCTCGCAAGGTCCCAGGTGGCCGCCCTGTCGCCCCTGGATCTCTTCGCCGAAGGCGAGGTGCTGCGGGCCCGGTTCCCGGACCAGCCCATGGAGCCGCTCCTGGCGAGGCTCCGGGCCCTGCCCGGGGTGGCCGCGGCGCGGGAATCCGAAAGCACCCTGGAGGACTATTTCCTGCACGTGCTCAGCGCCCAGGAGGGAGCCCTCCATGAGTGA
- a CDS encoding 5-formyltetrahydrofolate cyclo-ligase, with protein sequence MPESGKAALRRHYLALRDGLDPLERALWSAQACRHLAAFCEARAIHSVAAFWPLGSEIDLRPLLDAHPFWTFHFPRIVEKAPPTLAWGPRPLGPGAWGLQEPLAAPHAVPPVQLVLVPGLAFAGDGHRLGYGRGFYDAVLPALGPGVVTLGTGFGVQHCPALPTGPGDVPVMGFADEAGVRLLP encoded by the coding sequence ATGCCTGAGTCCGGCAAGGCCGCGCTGAGGCGGCACTACCTGGCCCTGAGGGACGGCCTCGATCCCCTCGAGCGGGCCCTGTGGTCCGCCCAGGCCTGCCGCCACCTGGCGGCCTTCTGCGAAGCCCGTGCCATCCATTCCGTCGCCGCCTTCTGGCCCCTGGGCTCGGAGATCGACCTGCGGCCCCTCCTGGACGCGCACCCGTTCTGGACCTTCCACTTTCCGAGGATCGTGGAGAAGGCCCCGCCGACCCTGGCCTGGGGGCCGCGCCCCCTGGGCCCCGGCGCCTGGGGCCTCCAGGAGCCCCTGGCCGCGCCCCACGCCGTGCCGCCGGTGCAGCTGGTGCTGGTGCCGGGTCTGGCCTTCGCCGGGGACGGGCACCGGCTGGGGTACGGAAGGGGCTTCTATGACGCCGTCCTTCCGGCCCTGGGACCCGGGGTCGTGACGCTGGGCACGGGGTTCGGCGTCCAGCACTGCCCGGCCCTGCCCACGGGGCCCGGGGACGTCCCGGTCATGGGCTTCGCGGACGAGGCGGGGGTGCGGCTCCTACCCTAG
- a CDS encoding ABC transporter permease, whose amino-acid sequence MWNRIKALVWKEFLQLRRDRLTIGFVLVMPLAQILIFGFAVNTDVKHLPCVVYDESRSQESRDFVDGLAATQYFDLKSRVDSEAAFTREIDMGRAQVGVWFPPDYARKLRSGGTAEAMVVVDASNPTTASNAIATAVGVSQMRGTTLLFQRMGYGQATQPIPPIDLRVRPWYNPNLRSPNFIVPGLVGVILAMTCVIYASGSIVKEKERGTLDQVMVTPVRPFELFLGKIIPVIGVAYLQLTVLFGAARLLFAVPIAGSVPLLYATALFFIVPMLGVGILLSTAADTQAQSTQMAILTFLPMVFLSGYIFPIEGMPLFFQGLAQIIPLTHFLIIVRAIVLRGAGMEAFWPQLIKLTVFGMVVWSMALRVMKRASA is encoded by the coding sequence ATGTGGAACCGCATCAAGGCCCTGGTCTGGAAGGAGTTCCTCCAACTGCGCAGGGACCGGCTCACCATCGGCTTCGTCCTCGTCATGCCCCTGGCCCAGATCCTCATCTTCGGCTTCGCGGTGAACACCGACGTCAAGCACCTGCCCTGCGTCGTCTATGACGAATCCCGGAGCCAGGAGAGCCGCGACTTCGTGGACGGCCTCGCGGCCACCCAGTACTTCGATCTCAAGAGCCGCGTGGACAGCGAGGCCGCCTTCACCCGGGAGATCGACATGGGCCGGGCCCAGGTGGGCGTGTGGTTCCCCCCGGACTACGCGCGAAAGCTCAGGTCCGGCGGCACCGCCGAGGCCATGGTGGTGGTGGACGCCTCCAATCCCACCACCGCCAGCAACGCCATCGCCACCGCCGTGGGCGTCTCCCAGATGCGCGGCACCACCCTGCTCTTCCAGCGCATGGGCTACGGCCAGGCCACCCAGCCCATCCCCCCCATCGACCTGCGGGTGCGCCCCTGGTACAACCCCAACCTGCGAAGCCCCAACTTCATCGTCCCGGGCCTCGTGGGCGTGATCCTGGCCATGACCTGCGTCATCTACGCCTCGGGCAGCATCGTCAAGGAGAAGGAACGGGGCACCCTGGACCAGGTGATGGTCACCCCGGTGCGGCCCTTCGAGCTGTTCCTCGGGAAGATCATCCCCGTCATCGGCGTCGCCTACCTGCAGCTGACGGTGCTCTTCGGGGCGGCGCGGCTCCTGTTCGCCGTGCCCATCGCCGGCTCCGTGCCCCTGCTCTACGCCACCGCCCTCTTCTTCATCGTCCCCATGCTGGGGGTCGGCATCCTGCTCTCCACCGCCGCCGACACCCAGGCCCAGTCCACCCAGATGGCCATCCTCACCTTCCTGCCCATGGTCTTCCTGTCCGGCTACATCTTCCCCATCGAAGGCATGCCCCTCTTCTTCCAGGGCCTGGCCCAGATCATCCCCCTCACCCACTTCCTCATCATCGTCCGCGCCATCGTCCTGCGGGGGGCCGGGATGGAGGCCTTCTGGCCGCAGCTCATCAAGCTGACGGTCTTCGGAATGGTCGTCTGGTCCATGGCCCTCCGGGTCATGAAACGGGCTTCGGCCTAA